The nucleotide window CATATTGTCCTCGAAGATGTCCCAACCGGTGAAGACGAGGTCGTTCAAGCCGGCGAGAGGGACGAACTTGCTGACCAGGGGAGAACGCCCGGCGGTGCGCTTGCCCAGGCGGATGGTGCCCATCTGGGTGACGGAGCCCACCGGAGCGGCGAGTCGGCGGCGGACCGCTTCTACGCCGGCCACGAAGGTGGTGGCCACAGCTCCCATGCCAGGGATCATCACTCCCAGCTTGCCCCGGGCGGGGTCGATCGGTGTGGCCTTGGGCTTCGAGCGCGCAGCGGTGGGCATCGGTCAGGTCCCTTCTATGAGAAAAAATAGGCAGCGGGAAACCCGTTATCTTCTCGTATCGAGGGGAGATTTGCAAATACGCGGGGCGGCGGTGGAGAATGCACGCCCCGGAGGATCCGTCATGCGCAGCACGCTGATCGCGCTACTTGTATTCACACTGGCCACCAGCGGGTTCACGCAGAAGCGCCGGACGGTTCCGCCCGCGGGGACGGCACAGCAGCAGTCCAGGAGCGCAACGGACCAGGCGGCTATCCGGCAGCTGCAGGAACGGGACATCGCCGCCAGCATGGCCTTCGATGTGGACTCCCTTCTCGCCCTGTGGACCGACGATGGGGTGTTGATGGCGCCCGGGCACGGGCCGGTTTCCGGAAGAGCCCAGCTGCGTCAGTTTTACGAACAGCAAAAGGACGCCCTGGGCAACACCGAGACCCTCTCCTACGAGGAACAATGGCAGGAGGTGCGCATCGTGGACGACTATGCCTACCAGTGGGGCCAGATCCAGTCGCGCACCCGCGCCGGCCAGAGCAAAGTAGAGAACACGAAAGTCGTCAATGCGCTGCGGATCCTCAAGCGCGACCAGGATGGGAGCTGGAGGGTGGCCCGCGCTATCTACAATGAGGCCCGCACCGGCACCTCCGTCGGCGAGGCCGCCCCGCAAGGAGAACGGCGCTGACCGGTAAGACCGCGCTCATCACCGGAACCTCGAGCGGCATCGGCCTGCTGACCGCCGTGGAGATGGCCAAGGCCGGCTTCCGCGTAGTGGCCACCATGCGGAACCTGGAACGGCGCGCGCGCCTGGACGAAGCCATCGCCAAGGCGAATGTGGGGGCAGCCGTCGAGGTACGCCGGCTCGACGTGAACGCCATCGATTCCCTGCCCGCCGCCGTGGCCGGCATCATGCGCGACCATGGCCAGATCGACGTGCTGGTCAACAACGCCGGTTTTGTGATGGCCGGATTCGCCGAAGACCTGCGCCTGGAGGAGGTCCGCGCGCAATTCGAGACCAACTTCTTTGGCGCCGTGGCGCTCACCCTGGCGGTGCTGCCGCAGATGCGCCTGCGCAAAGCGGGATACATCATCATGGTGTCGTCGGCCAGCGGCCTCTCCGGGCAGCCGGTGGCGAGTTCTTACAGCGCCTCCAAGTTCGCTCTGGAAGGCTGGAGCGAGTGCCTGCGCCTGGAAACCGCGGCGCTGGGCATCCGGGTGGTGCTGATCGAGCCGGGCGCCTACGAGAGCGATATCTGGGAGAAGAACCTGCGCATCGGCCAGGACGCGGCGGGCCATAGGTCTCCGAATTACCAGCGCATCCAGCGTTACGCCGAATTCATCAGGACGAAGGTGAAGAAGCGCGACGCTAGCGAGGTGGCGCGGGTGATCGTGCGCGTCGCCCAGGACCCGGAACCGCGGCTGCGCTACGTGGTCGGACAGCATGTGCACCTGCAGCGCCTGCTGCGCGCCTGCCTGCCGTGGAAGACGTACGAGGCGATGCTGCGTAGGATCTCGGGCATCGGCTAGCGGGCGCGGATGCGGTGCGACCAGCGAGACCGGATGAACCAAACCCCGCCCAACAACAGTAGTCCGAGGATGATGGCGTCGAAGCGGTGGAACCACTGCTTCAGACGCGGGTCCTTGTCCCAGTTCTCTCCCAGGACCACTCCGATATAGGCCAGGCCGAGGCACCACGGGAAGGACCCGAGGAAGGTATAGAAGTGGAATTGCAGGCGAGGCATGCGGGCCACGCCCGCCGGCAGCGCGATGAAGGTCCGAATGACAGGTAACATGCGGCTGATGAGCACGGTCATGTTGCCATAACGTTCGAAGAAGTGGTCGGCCAGCTCCAGTTCCCGGCGGTTGAGCAGCACGTAGGAGCCGAAGCGTTCGACCAGGGGCCGCCCGCCAAAAGCGCCGATCTCGTAAGCGACCAGCGACCCGACGTTGCACCCCAGCGCCCCTGCCATGGCCACCCAGATCAGGCCGAACCTTCCCGTGTACACCAGGTAGCCGGAGAACGGCATGATCACCTCGGAGGGCAGCGGGATGCAGGCCGATTCGATCGCCATGAGCAGGACGATGCCCGGATACCCGAGGGTGGAGATGACAGCGATGATGAAGCCGCTGAGGGCGGCGAGGGTCCTGGCAATCACGGGCGTGTTGGGCGGCGGAGGCTCAGGCGCCGGCCGCTTCCTCGCCCGGAGCAACGCTTTCTTCGTACTCCGACACGGCGGCGGTCACGTCCTGTTCGCATCCGCTGCAAACGGCCTGGCTGTCCCCAGGTGTGACCTCGTCGCTCTCCACTAGGAGAGTGCCGGTGCTGGTGTATTGCTGGTTCTCCTCGTCCCACTCGTAGCCTTCCTGCAGGGTGGCATTGGTGATGCTACACCCCGTGAGGACGACGGTGTAGGCATGGGAACCGCAGTGGGGACAGGCGAACGGTTGCATGGCGCGCTCCTTCCGAGGAGGTCAGAACTCCTGGGACTCCTGGGCGTAGGTGTAGCCCGGCAGCGATGCTCCTTCGGCCCCTTTGACGACCTTGACTCGGATCGTGTCGGTCGAGGCGGCGGAGGCATTCGCCAGCCGCAGCATCGCGTACTGCGTAAAGACTTCGTTGTAGAGCTTGGTGACAAGATAGTTCTGTCCGTCCTCGTTATTGCGCCAAACCTGCCCGAGCTGTATGGATTTCACGGCCATAGGGAAATCAGGGTAGTCGCCGCTGGTCGCGGCGTCAATCACCGGGCGGGCGCTTCCCCGTCGAGCAGCTTTCCTAGCTGGGAAGCCTGGCAGCGGATGCCGACGTAGAAGGCGCCGAACTGGGCATAGACCGCGCTGACTTCGTCGAAGCGCATCTCGTAGATCAACCGCTTGAAGATGAGCGGTTCGTCGGCGAACAGGTCCACGCCCCATTCCCAGTCGTCGAAACCGATGGAGCCGGTGATGATCTGCTGCACCTTGCCGGCATAGCGCCGGCCGACTTGGCCGTGCTCGTCCATCTGCCGCTGCCGCTCCTCGATGGGGAGAAGGTACCAGTTCTTGTCCTCGCCGCGCCTGCGGTCCATGGGATAGAAGCAGATGTAGCGCGAGGCTGGGAGCTTGGGGAACAAGCGCGTCGCCATGGCCTGTTTCTGCCGCTGCATCAATTCCTCAGCTTCCCGGTTCCACTCCGCGGAATGGGGCTCGATGCCGCGCTCGGCCAGCGACTGGTAGAGCTTGACAGTGGATTCGTACAGGCCGAGCTCGATCACCGAGAGATACGAGGTCGCGGGCTCCAGGTACTCGAAGAGCTGGAGGTTTTGCAGGCGCAGTTCGGCGGAATTGAGGGCGTCGAAGGATTCGCGGAAGTGCACCAACAGCAGGTCGCCCTTGTGTCCCAACATAGAATAAGCGGCGCTCTCGCCGGCTTTTTCCATGGGCTCGAGGACCTTGGCCGCCTCCCTCGCGATGCTCTGCTTCTCCCCGGCGGGGAGCTTGCGCCATTGTGGCCAGCGGACGCGCATCATCTGGTGCAGCACGCTGGAGCCCTCGATGGTCAGGGGCAGCGCGGGCAGGGACTTTTGGGCAGCGTGCACAGCAGCATTGCTGGTCGGCATTCGGTTCCCCACAGGATAAGGGCAATTGTAGCGGGTACGGCGTCCATTGTAATCTCGTGCCCATATGGTCCGAGGCGTGGTTCCCCGACAGCCAGCCAAGACCGGACGCCACGAGGGCGCTCGGAAGAGCTTTCAGGCACCCAAGGTGAACCCGCCCAGGGTCCGTAAGTCCAGCGTCGCGGCCCCCAGCGGCAAGCGGGCGAAACCGGCTGCGCGTCGGCCGGCCGCAAGCTATGACCCGGTCGCGCCGCAGCGGGTGAAGGAGATCCTCAAGCGCCTGGACGAGCGCTATCCCGGCGCGACCTGCGCATTGCAGCACGGCTCGGCGTGGGAGCTGCTGGTAGCGACCATCCTGTCGGCGCAGTGCACTGATGCGCGGGTCAACTTGGTGACGCCGGTCATCTTCGCCAAGTATCCGACAGCGGCGGCGTTCGCGGCGCTCAAGCCGGAGCAGCTCGAGCCCGACATCCGCTCCACCGGCTTCTTCCGCAACAAGTCCAAATCCATCGTGGGCGCGGCCAAAGCGATCATGGAACGCCATGGCGGACAGGTGCCCGACACCATGGAAGAGCTGCTGGAAATTCCCGGGGCGGCGCGCAAGACGGCGAACGTCGTCCTCGGCACCTGGTTCCACCAAGCCCTGGGCGTGGTGGTGGACACCCACGTGCACCGCATCTCGCGCCGCCTGGAGCTCACCCAGCAGGATGACCCGCAGAAGATCGAGCAGGACCTGATGCGGGTGGTCCCGCAGCCCCGCTGGATCGATTTCGCCCACCAGCTGATCCATCACGGGCGACAGTTGTGCGCGGCGCGAACGCCCAAGTGCGCCGATTGCCCGCTGGAGACGCTTTGCCACGCCGCCGACAAGACCTGGAGCACGGTGGAGATCCACCGCGCCGCCAAGCCGTGACTCGCACCGGGTTTGCGCAGGCGCCATTCCTCCCATATCCTGACGCTTCAGGTTTCCCGTGCGAATCTTGCTGATCATGCTCGCGGCGGTGTCAATGGCTCCGGACGTCCTGGCCCAGATCTCCCTGACTTCCTCGTTCATCACCGATCCCCAACAGGTCAAGAGCAAGCCGCGGCAGAACCTGCCGACCTTCGCCGTGGACAAGCTGTACAGCACGCGGGTCATCGGCGGCAGCTCCTGGTCGCCAGACGGCAAGCGAGTCGCCTTCATCAGCAACACCAGCGGGCGGAACAACCTGTGGACGGTTTCCGCCGATGGCGGCTGGCCGGTGCAGCTGACGGTGAGCGACCAGCGCCAAGGCTCCCCGGCCTGGTCTCCCGACGGCCGCTACATCGCCTACATCTCCGACACCGACGGCAACGAGCAGTGGGATGTATTCCTGGTGGACACCCACAGCGGCGAAGTCACCAACCTCAACAACACTCCCGAGATTGCGGAGGAGGCGCCCACCTGGTCTCCCGATGGCAAGACCCTGGCCTATTTGGTGAAGCCGAAGACCTCGGCGAATTTCGAGATCCACCTGATGAATATGCTGACGCGGCGTTCCCGGCCGCTGACCTCGGGAACCGCGAAGGAATGGTCCTACGGACGCCCGGTCTGGTCGGCAGACGGAGCCCGCCTGGCGGCAACCCTCTCGCACGCCAACGGACGAGACTCGAACATCTATGTGCTGGACGTCAAAAGCGGGCAGAGGACAAACCTGACGGAGCACAGCGGCGAGCAGCTCTGGGACGTCAACGACTGGTCCGCCGACGCCAAGACCCTGCTGGTCACCTCCAATGCCGGAAACGGCTACGACAACGCAGCCCTGCTGGATGCAGCGACCCACAAGGTGGCTTGGATCACCCAGGAGAAGTGGCCGATCTCGGCCGAAGCCTTCTCGCCGGACGGCAAGACGGCGATCATCGAGGCCAACGTTGACGGAAACTTCGACTTGTATCTTTACGACCTGGCCGCACGGCGGCTCGAACTATTGCCGCTGTCCAAAGGAGTCAACTACGCGGCCGGTGCCGGGAACGAATCTTTCTCGCGCGACGGCTCACGGCTCCTCTACTACCACAGCGGGGCTAACGCGCCCAACGACCTGTGGGTCTACGAACTCGGGTCGAGACGATCGAGGCAGATCACGCAGTCGCTGGTCGGGGGTGTTCGTTCGGAGGACCTCGTAGAACCTTTCCTGGTCCACTACCCGAGCAGCGACGGCAAGTGGCAGATCTCGGCCTTCGTCTTCATCCCCTACAACATGCCGCGGGAGAACAAGCTGCCTGCCATCGTTTACATCCACGGCGGGCCGCAATCGCAGACCATGAACGGCTTCAACCGCCAGGTCCAGGTCCTGGTCAACCGGGGATATGTCGTCATTGCGCCCAACTATCGCGGCGGAACCGGCTACGGCAAGGAATTCCTCGAGGCCAACCAGATGGACATGGGAGGCGGAGACCTGCGCGACGTCCTGGCCGCGGCGGATTGGATCAAGAAGACCGGCTACGTCGACCCGAAGAAACTGGTCGCCATGGGCGGAAGCTACGGCGGGTACCTCACCATGATGGCGGTGACCAAGGCGCCGGAGCTGTGGGCGGCGGGAGTGCCCATCGTGCCCTTCGTCAACTGGTTCACCGAGTTCCAGAACGAGGACCCGCAGCTGCAGGAAAGCGACCGCGCCACCATGGGTGACCCGGTCAAGAACAAAGACCTGTGGACCGAGCGCTCCCCCATCTTTTTCGTGGACAAGGTCAAAGCGCCCTTGATGATCCTGGCCGGGGGCAACGACCCGCGCTGTCCGAAGGAAGAGTCGCAGCAGATCGTGGAAGAAGTCCGCAAACGCGGGGGCGCCGCCGAACTGAAGGTGTATGACAACGAAGGCCATGGATTCAGCCGGGTCGAGAACCAGATCGATAGCATCCGGCGCGTGACCGACTTCCTCAAGAAGTATGTGCCGGTGCCCGACTGTGGCTGCTCGCTGGAGTGATGGAAGCTCTCTGAATCCTGCTGCCTTCGCGCACCATCCAAACGAGACTATGCAAGTGCTGGCCGGGATCTCGGGCGTGGTCATCGTCCTCCTCGTGCTGTGGGAAGCATTTGAGACCATCGTTCTGCCCCGCCGGGTGACCCGCCAGTTCCGCTTCACGCGACTCTACTACCGCAGAACCTGGTCCGTGTGGCGCACGTTGGTTGCCGGTGTCAGGGAACGCAGGTTGCGAGAGACCCTGCTCAGCTACTTTGGCCCTGCTTCCCTGCTCGGCCTCATCGCCTCATGGGCAGTCATGCTGGTGCTGGGATTCGGACTGCTGAATTGGTCGCTGGAGACGGCGGCGCGGTCCAATATGCCCTATCGCGGTATCTGGACTGACATCTACTTCAGCGGCACCACCTTCTTCACCCTGGGTCTCGGCGATGTGACACCTCGTTCCGCTGTCGGCCGGCTTCTGACCGTACTCGAGGGGGGCACCGGGTTCGCCTTCCTGGCCCTGGTCATCGGCTACATTCCCGCTATCTACCAGAGCTTCTCGCGGCGCGAGACCAACATCACCCTCCTCGACGCGCGCGCCGGATCGCCGCCCAGCGCCGGTGAGTTGCTGCGCCGCCACGCCCTTGATGGAAGTCTTGACGCCTTGAACCCCTGGCTGCGGGACTGGGAGGGCTGGGCGGCCGACCTGCTGGAGAGCCATCTCTCCTACCCCGTGCTCTGCTACTTTCGCTCGCAGCATGACAACCAGTCCTGGCTTGGATCATTGACTGCCGTCCTGGATACATGTGCGCTGGTACTGGTCGGGGTGGACGGGGTGGCCCGCCGGCAGGCGCGCCTGACCTTCGCCATCGCCCGGCACGCAGTGGTGGACCTGGCGCAGATCTTTCGCGCCCGCCCGATGGCGCCGCCGCGGGACCGTCTGCCCGCCGAGCGCTTACAGGAACTGCGGCGTTTCCTTGGCTCGGCGGGGCTGAAACTTTCAGACGGCGTTGAAGCTGAGCGTCAATTGACCGAGCTGCGTTCGATTTACGAGCCTTACCTCTTTGCCCTCGCGGAAGCCGTCGAGGTGGCCCTTCCCGACTGGATGCCTGCGGCCGAGCACGCCGACAACTGGCAGACCAGTGCCTGGGGGCGCATCGGCGCCGGCGGCACTCCCCCCGGCACCAGCCCGAAGGCCGATCACTTCTGATCAGAGATTTTCGGCCAATGCCGCCACCAAGCCGGGAATGGTGTACTCGGCGGCCTCGATATGGACGCCCAGGCCGAGTTCGCGCAGGGTCTTGGAAGTCACCGGGCCGATCGATGCCAGCATCACTCCGGTGACCAGGTGCTTGTTCTCGGCGCCCAACAGTTCCAGGAAATTTCGCACGGTGGAGGAGCTGGTGAACGTGATGGCGTGGGGTCGCTGCCCGGGGCGGGAGAGCAGGTCGCGCAGCCGCTCCCGCGAAGCCTGCGGTACCACGGTCTCGTAGGCTTCGACGACGTCCACGTGGGCGCCCGCGTTGCGCAATTCCTCGGGGATGACGTCGCGCGCCACGCGGGCCCGCACCAGCACGACCTTCTTGCCCTTCACCTGGTCCCGCATGGCTTCTACAACCGACTCAGCTATGTATTGCCTGGGCATGATTGCGACCGTGAGCCCGCGGCTCTCGAGGACCTTGCGCGTGGCCGGGCCGATGGCCGCGATCTTCACCTGGGCGAGATGGTCCGGGGCCAGCCCGGCGTGGCCCACGCGCT belongs to Terriglobales bacterium and includes:
- a CDS encoding SgcJ/EcaC family oxidoreductase, whose translation is MRSTLIALLVFTLATSGFTQKRRTVPPAGTAQQQSRSATDQAAIRQLQERDIAASMAFDVDSLLALWTDDGVLMAPGHGPVSGRAQLRQFYEQQKDALGNTETLSYEEQWQEVRIVDDYAYQWGQIQSRTRAGQSKVENTKVVNALRILKRDQDGSWRVARAIYNEARTGTSVGEAAPQGERR
- a CDS encoding SDR family NAD(P)-dependent oxidoreductase — encoded protein: MTGTSSGIGLLTAVEMAKAGFRVVATMRNLERRARLDEAIAKANVGAAVEVRRLDVNAIDSLPAAVAGIMRDHGQIDVLVNNAGFVMAGFAEDLRLEEVRAQFETNFFGAVALTLAVLPQMRLRKAGYIIMVSSASGLSGQPVASSYSASKFALEGWSECLRLETAALGIRVVLIEPGAYESDIWEKNLRIGQDAAGHRSPNYQRIQRYAEFIRTKVKKRDASEVARVIVRVAQDPEPRLRYVVGQHVHLQRLLRACLPWKTYEAMLRRISGIG
- a CDS encoding DedA family protein; protein product: MLRARKRPAPEPPPPNTPVIARTLAALSGFIIAVISTLGYPGIVLLMAIESACIPLPSEVIMPFSGYLVYTGRFGLIWVAMAGALGCNVGSLVAYEIGAFGGRPLVERFGSYVLLNRRELELADHFFERYGNMTVLISRMLPVIRTFIALPAGVARMPRLQFHFYTFLGSFPWCLGLAYIGVVLGENWDKDPRLKQWFHRFDAIILGLLLLGGVWFIRSRWSHRIRAR
- the hemQ gene encoding hydrogen peroxide-dependent heme synthase encodes the protein MPTSNAAVHAAQKSLPALPLTIEGSSVLHQMMRVRWPQWRKLPAGEKQSIAREAAKVLEPMEKAGESAAYSMLGHKGDLLLVHFRESFDALNSAELRLQNLQLFEYLEPATSYLSVIELGLYESTVKLYQSLAERGIEPHSAEWNREAEELMQRQKQAMATRLFPKLPASRYICFYPMDRRRGEDKNWYLLPIEERQRQMDEHGQVGRRYAGKVQQIITGSIGFDDWEWGVDLFADEPLIFKRLIYEMRFDEVSAVYAQFGAFYVGIRCQASQLGKLLDGEAPAR
- the nth gene encoding endonuclease III: MNPPRVRKSSVAAPSGKRAKPAARRPAASYDPVAPQRVKEILKRLDERYPGATCALQHGSAWELLVATILSAQCTDARVNLVTPVIFAKYPTAAAFAALKPEQLEPDIRSTGFFRNKSKSIVGAAKAIMERHGGQVPDTMEELLEIPGAARKTANVVLGTWFHQALGVVVDTHVHRISRRLELTQQDDPQKIEQDLMRVVPQPRWIDFAHQLIHHGRQLCAARTPKCADCPLETLCHAADKTWSTVEIHRAAKP
- a CDS encoding S9 family peptidase, whose amino-acid sequence is MAPDVLAQISLTSSFITDPQQVKSKPRQNLPTFAVDKLYSTRVIGGSSWSPDGKRVAFISNTSGRNNLWTVSADGGWPVQLTVSDQRQGSPAWSPDGRYIAYISDTDGNEQWDVFLVDTHSGEVTNLNNTPEIAEEAPTWSPDGKTLAYLVKPKTSANFEIHLMNMLTRRSRPLTSGTAKEWSYGRPVWSADGARLAATLSHANGRDSNIYVLDVKSGQRTNLTEHSGEQLWDVNDWSADAKTLLVTSNAGNGYDNAALLDAATHKVAWITQEKWPISAEAFSPDGKTAIIEANVDGNFDLYLYDLAARRLELLPLSKGVNYAAGAGNESFSRDGSRLLYYHSGANAPNDLWVYELGSRRSRQITQSLVGGVRSEDLVEPFLVHYPSSDGKWQISAFVFIPYNMPRENKLPAIVYIHGGPQSQTMNGFNRQVQVLVNRGYVVIAPNYRGGTGYGKEFLEANQMDMGGGDLRDVLAAADWIKKTGYVDPKKLVAMGGSYGGYLTMMAVTKAPELWAAGVPIVPFVNWFTEFQNEDPQLQESDRATMGDPVKNKDLWTERSPIFFVDKVKAPLMILAGGNDPRCPKEESQQIVEEVRKRGGAAELKVYDNEGHGFSRVENQIDSIRRVTDFLKKYVPVPDCGCSLE
- a CDS encoding potassium channel family protein, whose translation is MQVLAGISGVVIVLLVLWEAFETIVLPRRVTRQFRFTRLYYRRTWSVWRTLVAGVRERRLRETLLSYFGPASLLGLIASWAVMLVLGFGLLNWSLETAARSNMPYRGIWTDIYFSGTTFFTLGLGDVTPRSAVGRLLTVLEGGTGFAFLALVIGYIPAIYQSFSRRETNITLLDARAGSPPSAGELLRRHALDGSLDALNPWLRDWEGWAADLLESHLSYPVLCYFRSQHDNQSWLGSLTAVLDTCALVLVGVDGVARRQARLTFAIARHAVVDLAQIFRARPMAPPRDRLPAERLQELRRFLGSAGLKLSDGVEAERQLTELRSIYEPYLFALAEAVEVALPDWMPAAEHADNWQTSAWGRIGAGGTPPGTSPKADHF
- a CDS encoding uroporphyrinogen-III synthase → MRQASAGSPTSPGRLKGKRILITRAAQQAGSLAEQLRALGATVVEIPSIEIRPPRSYEPLDQAIANISRYDWLVLTSVNGVQALLERVGHAGLAPDHLAQVKIAAIGPATRKVLESRGLTVAIMPRQYIAESVVEAMRDQVKGKKVVLVRARVARDVIPEELRNAGAHVDVVEAYETVVPQASRERLRDLLSRPGQRPHAITFTSSSTVRNFLELLGAENKHLVTGVMLASIGPVTSKTLRELGLGVHIEAAEYTIPGLVAALAENL